One region of Fimbriiglobus ruber genomic DNA includes:
- a CDS encoding AAA family ATPase, translating into MRQVAPARQRPGVDRGTRFALLLTKFTAVEELVGPVSLAALKADKYLRVTTGKLPEADYAFLDELFKGSSAILNVMLRILNERTFDAGDGVARPVPLRLCLAASNEWPSPDTGRNWPRSPTGSCCGRPCPRSGPRSAGGSCCGRGTTPPSCRPPSPRARSTRPGGGPRPCRGRPTPARPWKPSSRNSRRRASSPGTGGSSRRSGWSGRSRT; encoded by the coding sequence GTGCGGCAAGTCGCTCCTGCTCGACAGCGTCCTGGCGTGGACCGGGGGACCCGGTTCGCCCTCCTGCTCACGAAATTCACCGCCGTCGAGGAACTCGTCGGCCCGGTCAGCCTGGCCGCCCTCAAGGCCGACAAGTACCTGCGGGTGACGACCGGCAAGTTGCCCGAGGCCGACTACGCGTTCCTCGACGAACTGTTCAAGGGCTCGTCGGCCATTCTGAACGTCATGCTGCGGATCCTGAACGAGCGGACGTTCGACGCCGGGGACGGGGTGGCCCGGCCGGTCCCCCTGCGGCTCTGCCTGGCGGCCTCGAACGAGTGGCCGTCGCCCGACACCGGAAGGAACTGGCCGCGATCGCCGACCGGTTCGTGTTGCGGAAGACCGTGTCCCCGATCCGGTCCCAGGTCGGCCGGCGGAAGCTGCTGTGGACGCGGGACCACGCCCCCAAGCTGTCGGCCCCCATCGCCCCGGGCGAGGTCGACCAGGCCCGGCGGCGGGCCCAGGCCCTGCCGTGGTCGGCCGACGCCCGCGAGGCCCTGGAAGCCGTCCTCAAGGAACTCGCGAAGGAGGGCGTCCAGCCCGGGGACCGGCGGCAGTTCCAGACGGTCGGGGTGGTCCGGGCGTTCGCGTACCTGA